In Comamonas sp. lk, the following proteins share a genomic window:
- the cobJ gene encoding precorrin-3B C(17)-methyltransferase, which translates to MQNQKPQRGSLGVVGLGPGADGLLTDQVRASLAGATDAFGYFPYVERLSGMAHLQLHASDNREELERARNALNLASQGRRVLMLSSGDPGVFAMASAVFEVLDSATPQELECWSTVDIDVQPGITAMLAAAARLGAPLGHDFCAINLSDNLKPASVIERRIRLAAQADFAMAFYNPCSKLRPEGFERALKVLRSECEPQRLICFARNVSREDETLLVLPLESVSADMADMRTVVIVGNSQTRQVGRHVYTPRSYGRLAKP; encoded by the coding sequence ATGCAAAACCAGAAACCACAACGTGGCAGCCTTGGTGTGGTCGGCCTGGGGCCGGGGGCAGACGGCCTGCTGACGGATCAGGTGCGTGCCAGCCTAGCGGGCGCAACCGATGCCTTTGGCTATTTTCCCTATGTCGAGCGTTTGTCGGGAATGGCGCATCTGCAGCTGCATGCCAGCGACAACCGCGAGGAGCTTGAGCGTGCACGCAATGCGCTGAATCTGGCCTCTCAAGGCCGGCGGGTGCTCATGTTGTCTTCCGGCGACCCCGGCGTGTTTGCCATGGCCAGCGCAGTGTTCGAAGTGCTGGACAGTGCAACGCCGCAGGAACTTGAGTGCTGGAGCACGGTCGATATCGATGTTCAGCCCGGCATTACCGCCATGCTGGCCGCTGCTGCACGGCTGGGAGCGCCCTTGGGCCACGATTTCTGTGCCATCAATCTTTCAGACAATCTGAAGCCGGCTTCGGTCATCGAGCGCCGTATCCGCCTGGCGGCGCAGGCCGACTTTGCCATGGCGTTCTACAACCCTTGCTCGAAGTTGCGGCCCGAAGGTTTTGAGCGTGCACTGAAGGTGCTGCGCAGCGAGTGCGAGCCGCAGCGCCTGATCTGCTTTGCGCGCAATGTCAGCCGGGAGGATGAAACACTTCTGGTGCTGCCGCTGGAGTCCGTGAGCGCCGACATGGCCGATATGCGCACCGTGGTGATTGTGGGCAATAGCCAGACGCGCCAGGTCGGGCGGCATGTCTATACGCCGCGCAGCTATGGCCGGCTCGCAAAGCCGTGA
- a CDS encoding precorrin-8X methylmutase, with amino-acid sequence MTYTYETQGEEIYRQSFSIIRREADLARFTALEERVACRMIHAAGMVELAAHIRFSPDFAVAAEAALQRGAPILCDARMVSEGITRKRMPAGNPIICTLNDAEVPELAREMGNTRSAAALELWRPHLDGAVVAIGNAPTALFHLLNMLQDPECPRPAAIIGCPVGFVGAAESKDALCAWGRIPFAVVQGRLGGSAITVAAVNALASVVE; translated from the coding sequence ATGACCTACACATATGAAACCCAGGGTGAAGAGATTTACAGGCAATCCTTCTCCATCATTCGCCGCGAGGCTGACCTGGCGCGCTTTACGGCGTTGGAAGAGCGGGTCGCCTGCCGCATGATCCACGCCGCCGGCATGGTGGAGCTGGCGGCGCATATTCGCTTCTCCCCGGACTTTGCCGTTGCCGCCGAGGCCGCCTTGCAGCGCGGCGCGCCCATTCTTTGCGATGCACGCATGGTCAGCGAAGGCATCACGCGCAAGCGCATGCCGGCCGGCAATCCCATCATCTGCACTTTGAACGATGCCGAGGTTCCGGAGCTGGCGCGGGAAATGGGCAATACACGCAGTGCTGCCGCGCTGGAGCTGTGGCGCCCGCATCTGGACGGGGCCGTGGTGGCTATTGGCAACGCTCCGACGGCGCTGTTTCATCTGCTCAATATGCTGCAAGACCCGGAGTGTCCGCGGCCCGCAGCCATCATCGGCTGCCCGGTGGGCTTTGTCGGTGCGGCGGAATCCAAGGATGCGCTATGCGCGTGGGGTCGGATTCCCTTTGCTGTGGTGCAAGGGCGCCTGGGCGGCTCGGCCATTACGGTGGCAGCAGTCAATGCGCTGGCCAGCGTTGTTGAGTGA
- the cobM gene encoding precorrin-4 C(11)-methyltransferase, with product MTVHFIGAGPGAADLITVRGRDLLASCPVCLYAGSLVPAELLAHCPEGVRLVNTAPMSLQDIVAEMQKAHEQGLDVARLHSGDLSIWSAMGEQLRSLREHQIPYTVTPGVPSFSAAAAALGAELTLPGSCQSVVLTRTSGRASSMPSGEALAAFAATGAVLAIHLSVHMAEQVQQELLEHYGADCPAAIVWRASWPDEVIVRTCVGEIAAAAQTNALQRSALILVGRTLSQEGFGLSCLYADDYDRRYRPRGDEPRFPAGAEGI from the coding sequence TTGACAGTTCACTTTATAGGCGCCGGCCCGGGCGCTGCAGATCTGATCACGGTGCGTGGGCGCGATCTTTTGGCCTCTTGCCCTGTGTGTCTGTATGCGGGCTCGCTGGTCCCTGCGGAGTTGCTGGCGCATTGCCCCGAGGGCGTGCGCCTGGTCAACACGGCACCCATGTCGCTTCAGGACATCGTCGCGGAAATGCAGAAAGCCCATGAACAGGGTCTGGATGTGGCCCGCTTGCACTCTGGCGACCTCAGCATCTGGTCGGCCATGGGCGAGCAGCTGCGTAGCCTGCGCGAGCATCAGATTCCTTATACGGTGACGCCTGGTGTGCCGTCCTTTAGCGCTGCGGCTGCAGCGCTTGGCGCGGAGTTGACGCTGCCGGGCTCCTGCCAGTCCGTTGTACTGACCCGGACCTCGGGGCGAGCCTCCAGCATGCCTAGCGGTGAGGCGCTGGCCGCTTTTGCCGCCACAGGGGCGGTGTTGGCCATTCATCTTTCGGTGCATATGGCAGAGCAAGTCCAGCAGGAGTTGTTGGAGCATTACGGCGCCGATTGCCCGGCAGCCATTGTCTGGCGAGCCTCCTGGCCGGATGAAGTCATTGTTCGTACCTGTGTGGGGGAGATTGCTGCAGCGGCGCAGACCAATGCCTTGCAGCGCAGTGCCTTGATTCTGGTGGGGCGTACCTTGAGCCAGGAGGGCTTCGGGCTCAGCTGTCTTTATGCCGACGACTATGACCGGCGTTACCGTCCTCGCGGCGATGAGCCCCGGTTTCCTGCTGGCGCTGAGGGGATCTGA
- the cbiT gene encoding precorrin-6Y C5,15-methyltransferase (decarboxylating) subunit CbiT, translating to MANPWLSIIGIHPSGRDGLSAAAQRDLDDASVVFGSPRHLVLGQVGEKGRPWPVPFSVEPVLLLRQKAKVAVLVSGDPFHFGAGASLAKHLERGEWRNHPQPSTFSWIAGELGWSQEHSHCLGLHARPLETLRPLLADGERFICLLRDGPAAHSLASWLCEQGWGSSPMWLVSNAGSAEQSICSASAEQLLGQLRDEAASAPVAAAFEARGGLGLVQVPGRSVDMFVHDGQITKSPVRAMTLAALAPRKGECLWDLGAGSGSVSIEWCLAGGEAICVEQHVARVAGIAQNAQRYAVGLKVIHGDSLTSLDALSPQPQAVFVGGGFDMDLFNALRSRLRGPWRLVVNAVALQTQALLMDLHREHGGQLLQLQWSEAQPLGRMQSWNTARPLVQWVWSA from the coding sequence ATGGCCAATCCGTGGCTTTCTATTATCGGAATACATCCCTCCGGGCGGGATGGCTTGAGCGCGGCCGCTCAGCGGGACCTGGATGATGCCAGTGTCGTCTTCGGCAGTCCACGGCATCTGGTGCTGGGGCAGGTCGGGGAGAAAGGTAGGCCATGGCCGGTTCCCTTCAGCGTGGAGCCCGTGCTGCTGCTGCGCCAGAAGGCAAAGGTCGCCGTTCTGGTTTCGGGCGATCCTTTTCATTTTGGCGCCGGTGCATCGCTGGCAAAGCATCTGGAGCGTGGTGAGTGGCGCAACCATCCGCAGCCTTCCACATTTTCCTGGATTGCCGGGGAGTTGGGATGGTCTCAGGAGCATAGCCATTGCCTTGGTTTGCATGCCCGACCTCTGGAGACACTGAGACCGCTGCTGGCTGACGGCGAGCGTTTCATCTGCCTGCTGCGCGATGGGCCGGCTGCGCACAGTCTGGCATCGTGGTTGTGTGAGCAGGGCTGGGGCAGCAGTCCCATGTGGCTGGTATCAAATGCAGGCAGCGCGGAGCAAAGCATTTGCAGTGCATCGGCTGAGCAATTGCTTGGGCAGCTGCGCGACGAAGCGGCCAGCGCCCCTGTGGCGGCCGCCTTTGAAGCACGCGGCGGTCTGGGGCTGGTGCAGGTTCCAGGCCGCAGCGTGGACATGTTTGTGCATGACGGGCAGATCACCAAGAGCCCTGTGCGGGCCATGACCCTGGCCGCGCTTGCACCGCGCAAGGGCGAGTGTCTGTGGGATCTGGGTGCGGGCTCCGGCTCGGTGTCGATTGAATGGTGTCTGGCCGGTGGAGAGGCCATCTGCGTGGAGCAGCACGTCGCGCGGGTTGCCGGGATTGCGCAGAACGCACAGCGTTATGCGGTTGGGCTGAAGGTGATTCATGGCGACTCTCTGACCTCGCTGGATGCATTGAGTCCACAGCCGCAGGCCGTGTTTGTCGGTGGCGGTTTTGATATGGACTTGTTCAACGCTTTGCGCAGCCGTTTGCGTGGGCCCTGGCGACTGGTGGTGAACGCCGTGGCGCTGCAGACGCAGGCGCTTCTGATGGATTTGCACCGCGAGCATGGCGGGCAGCTGCTGCAGCTGCAGTGGAGCGAAGCCCAGCCCCTGGGGCGCATGCAATCGTGGAACACCGCCAGACCTCTGGTTCAGTGGGTGTGGAGCGCATGA
- a CDS encoding nitrite reductase: MQENLAGRSTAVVQGWCPTGWWPMQAQDGWIVRIRPHCASVSAEQWLVLAELALSHAHPEIELTRLGNVQLRGVSEAHLSTVHSALLQAHLLPADADADQAPAVHCTPFYRLGDPTHALAVLLTQTVQTQLSPKALHGRGLEALPSKFGLVVDDSRRRMSGMGADLCLWVGDDGRYGLGLGDCGHGYGFDKVDDAVAAAVNAALWFAQKRRAFTPAPTRLKKLQIPDALDLPCLNQAERFSDGPGLVEAERTVPVLPGLLQDGSRVMGAPLGRIDAAAMHRVVRHMPSQAEIRVTPWRSLLFDAKSLACQIAAAEPAYWIAQADDARLRVSACTGAPRCTQALVTVQELALWLAPQVPEKAHLHLSACAKCCALPPEATAVLLAVAGADSQITESADPVASQAVFHVCSPDRIANPVAQISPQALSNKPSQISKLIYDLHI; encoded by the coding sequence ATGCAGGAGAACCTTGCCGGGCGTAGTACCGCCGTAGTCCAGGGCTGGTGCCCTACGGGCTGGTGGCCCATGCAGGCGCAGGACGGCTGGATTGTGCGCATACGCCCCCATTGCGCCTCGGTTAGCGCAGAGCAATGGCTGGTGCTGGCCGAGTTGGCGCTGTCGCATGCCCATCCCGAGATCGAGCTGACCCGCCTGGGCAATGTGCAGCTGCGCGGGGTCAGCGAAGCGCATCTGTCCACTGTGCACTCTGCATTGTTGCAGGCGCATCTGCTGCCCGCAGACGCCGATGCCGATCAGGCGCCTGCCGTGCATTGCACGCCGTTTTATCGTCTTGGCGACCCGACGCATGCGCTGGCCGTCTTGCTGACGCAGACGGTTCAAACCCAGCTAAGCCCCAAAGCCTTGCACGGCAGGGGCCTGGAGGCACTGCCAAGCAAATTTGGTTTGGTGGTGGATGACTCGCGCCGCCGCATGAGTGGCATGGGGGCAGACCTTTGCCTATGGGTGGGCGACGACGGCCGCTATGGGCTTGGCCTGGGCGACTGCGGCCATGGGTATGGCTTCGATAAGGTCGACGATGCGGTCGCCGCTGCTGTCAATGCCGCCCTGTGGTTTGCGCAGAAGCGCAGGGCTTTTACGCCTGCCCCTACGCGCCTGAAGAAACTGCAAATCCCGGATGCGCTGGATCTTCCCTGTCTCAACCAAGCGGAGCGCTTCAGCGATGGGCCCGGCTTGGTTGAGGCGGAGCGCACAGTCCCGGTTCTTCCCGGGTTGCTGCAGGATGGCAGCCGGGTGATGGGCGCTCCTCTGGGGCGAATCGATGCCGCAGCAATGCACAGAGTCGTGCGTCATATGCCTTCGCAAGCCGAGATCCGTGTCACGCCATGGCGCTCGCTGTTGTTTGATGCTAAATCGCTGGCCTGTCAAATTGCCGCTGCCGAGCCTGCGTACTGGATTGCGCAGGCCGACGATGCCCGTCTGCGCGTATCGGCCTGCACCGGTGCGCCGCGCTGTACCCAGGCTCTTGTGACGGTTCAAGAGCTGGCGCTGTGGCTGGCACCGCAAGTGCCAGAGAAGGCGCATTTGCACCTCAGCGCTTGTGCCAAGTGCTGTGCACTCCCGCCAGAGGCCACGGCGGTACTGTTGGCCGTAGCGGGGGCAGACAGCCAGATCACCGAAAGCGCGGACCCGGTTGCCAGCCAGGCCGTGTTCCATGTATGCAGTCCGGACCGGATAGCCAATCCTGTTGCGCAAATTTCGCCTCAGGCCTTGAGCAACAAGCCAAGCCAAATTTCCAAGCTGATTTATGACCTACACATATGA
- a CDS encoding cobalamin biosynthesis protein: protein MMALIAGWGFRAGALQHSFSDCWEQACQALAASELTHSNWTHAVLASRLHTPAWPELKRWAASATSHADFWVCEEANIRQVNTDSVSLRIEQRFGVGSVSEALAIYGAEQLAGSAAKHTELSADHSPKRRHMHEAVRLLMPRMVSADRHATLAIAHCMPASYSMKTGVLS from the coding sequence ATGATGGCGCTGATCGCTGGCTGGGGATTTCGGGCCGGTGCGCTGCAGCATTCTTTCAGCGATTGCTGGGAGCAGGCATGTCAAGCGCTGGCGGCATCCGAGCTGACACACAGCAACTGGACCCATGCCGTGTTGGCGTCCAGGCTGCATACCCCTGCCTGGCCTGAATTGAAGCGCTGGGCCGCGTCGGCAACATCACATGCAGATTTTTGGGTGTGCGAGGAAGCCAATATTCGGCAAGTCAATACCGACTCTGTCTCTTTGCGCATTGAGCAGCGTTTTGGCGTCGGCAGCGTGTCCGAGGCCTTGGCCATCTACGGTGCCGAGCAACTGGCAGGCAGCGCCGCAAAGCATACAGAGCTTTCGGCAGATCACAGTCCTAAGCGTAGGCATATGCATGAAGCCGTCCGCCTGCTTATGCCGCGCATGGTATCGGCCGACCGGCATGCAACGCTGGCGATTGCACACTGCATGCCGGCTTCTTATTCAATGAAAACAGGAGTTCTTTCTTGA
- the cobI gene encoding precorrin-2 C(20)-methyltransferase, protein MNRGKIVCVGLGPGDPEFMSVKADRLLRNARHVAYFRKRGHPGKARQLVNGMLHAEVTEYPMEYPVTTEIPHDDPRYIAQLSEFYLGWQSRLTELTRSEDVVVLCEGDPFFYGSFMHLYVRLRQEGVVAVDVLPGIPGMVGCWHATGIPMTWGDDVMSVLPATLPDQQLRQHMERSDALVIMKVGRHLSRIRALLTDLGKLEQGWLVINGTMADQQVMPLRDAPERCPYFAIVIVHGQGRRPANDM, encoded by the coding sequence ATGAATCGTGGAAAGATTGTGTGCGTGGGTCTGGGCCCTGGCGACCCGGAGTTCATGAGCGTCAAGGCGGATCGCTTGCTGCGCAATGCGCGTCATGTGGCTTACTTTCGCAAGCGGGGCCATCCGGGAAAAGCCAGGCAACTGGTCAATGGCATGCTGCATGCGGAGGTGACGGAGTATCCGATGGAGTACCCGGTCACCACCGAGATTCCGCATGACGATCCGCGTTATATCGCCCAGCTCTCGGAGTTCTACCTGGGCTGGCAGTCAAGACTGACGGAACTCACGCGCAGCGAAGATGTGGTGGTGCTGTGTGAAGGCGATCCGTTTTTCTACGGCTCCTTCATGCACCTGTATGTGCGATTGCGCCAAGAGGGCGTGGTGGCTGTCGACGTGCTGCCCGGGATTCCGGGGATGGTGGGCTGCTGGCATGCCACCGGTATTCCCATGACATGGGGCGATGATGTGATGAGCGTTTTGCCGGCCACCTTGCCCGATCAGCAGTTGCGCCAGCACATGGAACGCTCCGATGCTCTGGTCATCATGAAGGTGGGGAGGCACCTGAGTCGCATTCGGGCGCTGCTCACCGACCTGGGAAAGCTGGAACAAGGCTGGCTGGTCATCAACGGCACCATGGCGGATCAGCAAGTCATGCCATTGCGCGATGCGCCGGAGCGCTGCCCGTACTTTGCCATCGTGATTGTGCACGGCCAAGGTCGGCGTCCGGCCAATGACATGTGA
- a CDS encoding cobalt-precorrin-6A reductase, translating into MAMTQVLLLGGTFDAHLMSTRLHEAGVQAIYSYAGATQTRRTPVLPSRVGGFGGIDGLMRYLQEQGISHVIDATHPFATQMSSHAIAACTALGIPLLSLERRPWQATPGGQWTHVPDMSAAAAALLPHCKHVFLAIGRKQLAAFADKAALHHFLLRVIDAGDSDLPLPAASYELLLARGPFQLEAELALLKLHSIDCVVSKNAGGTDTYAKIEAARLLQIPVIMVDRPRLPVRPQCETAQEAMEWLNSFR; encoded by the coding sequence TTGGCCATGACCCAAGTTCTCCTGTTAGGTGGCACGTTTGATGCCCATCTCATGTCCACCCGCCTTCATGAGGCCGGTGTTCAAGCCATTTATTCGTATGCAGGCGCCACCCAAACCCGTCGCACGCCCGTACTGCCCAGCCGGGTGGGCGGCTTTGGGGGCATCGATGGATTGATGCGCTACCTGCAAGAGCAAGGTATCAGCCATGTAATCGATGCCACCCACCCTTTTGCCACACAGATGAGCAGCCATGCCATTGCCGCCTGTACAGCGCTTGGCATTCCACTGCTGTCTTTGGAGCGCCGACCATGGCAAGCCACACCTGGCGGCCAATGGACCCACGTGCCCGACATGAGCGCGGCCGCCGCCGCACTTTTGCCGCATTGCAAACATGTCTTTCTGGCGATCGGTCGCAAGCAGCTTGCGGCTTTTGCGGACAAGGCTGCGCTCCACCACTTTCTGCTGCGGGTGATTGACGCCGGCGATAGCGACTTGCCCCTGCCCGCTGCCAGCTATGAACTGCTGCTTGCGCGCGGCCCGTTTCAGCTGGAAGCCGAATTGGCACTGTTGAAGCTGCACAGCATTGACTGCGTGGTCAGCAAAAATGCAGGCGGCACGGACACTTACGCCAAGATCGAAGCGGCAAGACTGCTGCAGATCCCCGTCATCATGGTCGACAGGCCTCGCCTGCCCGTTCGGCCCCAGTGCGAGACAGCACAAGAGGCCATGGAATGGCTGAACAGCTTTCGCTGA
- the cobF gene encoding precorrin-6A synthase (deacetylating), which produces MLELFLIGIGTGNPDHITREAEKAIRQADLILLPHKEDNKAELAQVRMTLLQHLCVDSSRIAHFDMPVRRQQGDDYEQQVNEWHDAIAERWRACLSTHLPAGHGHESGHERGRVALLVWGDPALYDSTLRIASRLGLAKTQVKVVPGITSMQVLCSAHGIALNDIGAPFLVTTGRQLREAAWPAGVDTLVVMLDGQCSYEQVVEPDVDIFWGAYLGMPQQILMQGRLAQIKADISARRQQARQQHGWIMDIYLLRRRS; this is translated from the coding sequence ATGCTGGAGCTGTTTCTGATCGGAATCGGCACCGGCAACCCCGACCACATAACGCGCGAGGCAGAGAAGGCGATACGCCAGGCCGATCTGATCCTGCTGCCGCACAAGGAGGATAACAAGGCCGAACTGGCGCAAGTGCGGATGACGCTTTTGCAACATCTGTGCGTGGACTCGAGTCGTATTGCGCACTTCGATATGCCTGTGCGCCGCCAGCAAGGGGACGACTACGAACAGCAGGTCAATGAATGGCATGACGCCATCGCTGAGCGCTGGAGAGCGTGTTTGTCTACCCATCTGCCTGCGGGCCATGGGCATGAGTCTGGGCATGAGCGAGGTCGTGTGGCCTTGCTGGTCTGGGGCGATCCCGCTCTGTATGACAGCACTTTGCGCATTGCTTCGCGTCTGGGCTTGGCCAAGACGCAGGTGAAGGTGGTGCCTGGCATCACATCAATGCAGGTCCTGTGCAGCGCGCATGGCATAGCGCTCAACGATATCGGCGCGCCGTTTTTGGTGACCACCGGCCGTCAACTGCGCGAGGCAGCCTGGCCAGCAGGCGTTGATACGCTTGTGGTCATGCTGGACGGTCAATGCTCGTACGAGCAGGTGGTCGAGCCCGATGTCGATATTTTCTGGGGTGCCTATCTGGGCATGCCGCAGCAAATCCTGATGCAGGGGCGGTTGGCGCAGATCAAGGCCGACATCAGTGCCAGGCGGCAGCAAGCTCGTCAGCAGCACGGCTGGATCATGGATATCTATTTGCTGCGCAGGCGTAGCTGA